A stretch of DNA from Spirosoma endbachense:
ATCACATACGAACATATTCGCAGATCCCGGCAAACCACCAGGAACGATACGCCCGCGAACTAACCGCTTATTTTGCTCCATCTGGCTATATTTCAGTTCATCAGCCGGGGCAGCCAGACGCCCGTCTATCGGTAAATGATTACCTTGCACAGTTTGGCAATCGGTCGGCAGCGGTTCAGTTTAAAGGTGCCGAAGTCGTGTATTATGGCCAGTCGATTAAAACCGCAGCGGGCGACTGGCAAACGATGGTAACCACCTATCGGAATGCGACAACCTTTACCGGAAACAAGCCACAGGCCTCCGACATTGCTACCGTCATGACACCCGTGGGAACAGCTCCGCTTACAACGAATTATTGGCAGATTTTTACTCTATACCTCACCATTCCTAAAGCTGGCTCAACCCGACAGTAGGCAGCACCGCCCCTCGTAATGAAAACTCTCCTCTGGTTTACGATCTTGCTTTCGGCACAATGGGTTTGGGCACAGGCTCCAGCCGACCTGGTGAATTCGGGCTTACGTTTCGATGATGAAGCCTACCTGCGTGTCGAACAAAAGCCCGACAATGTGATCTATAAGGCTCCACTTCCCAGAGCAATTTCCTACGAAAAATACTTGCCAGACATTGAACGGCAGGGCGACTATGGCACTTGTGTGGCGTTTACCTGTGCGTATTATACCCGAACGGCTATCGAAGCCATTCAGCGAAACCTGACGACTAAACCGCAGATCAATCAGACCCGATTTTCACCAACCTACCTTTATTCCCGACTCAAGTTACCGAACGACGTGACCTGCCAGCAGGGCGGAACAATGGATGAAGGCTTATTGGCGCTCAAAAATTACGGAGCTCCATTCTGGTCCAGTCTCCCCTATCCACAATGCATCAGGAATGTTAAACCCTATGACTCTGAAGCTTCGCAGTTTCGGATTCGTCATTTTGAACGGATTTTTGACTTTGCCACTATGTTCCGCGTGGTTCGCCAGAACAATAATCTCGAGTCGGTTGTCAATGCGAATATACAGAACATCAAACGGGCGCTGGCCGGTGGCTATCCGGTTCCCATCGGCATGATGATTCCTTTGTCATTTCAGGCTGTTTCGACGGATACCTGGACGCCCGCTCCGTCTGATGTCGACGATTTATACCAGGAAATCAGATCCGGCTTTAAACGCCGTAAATTATATGGACATGCCCTCACGGTTGTTGGCTACGACGATAGCCGCCAGGCTTTTCGAGTTGTCAATAGCTGGGGGACACGCTGGGCCGACAATGGTTTGTGCTGGATAAAATACCGGGACTTTGTCTTGTTTACGCGCTATGCGTTCCGGGTGTATCCGATGGAACAACCCACGGCAAAACTAACCAAAGTGACACCCATTATTGCTAAAACTAATACCAGGCCACAATCTCCTACTGCTCCTAAACGATCACCAGTGCCAACCACGCAACCCGACAAATCGGTAACGATGCAGGCCAGCGTGGAAATGCGGCTGGTAGACGGCTCCGACATGCCTGCACGGCGGTTGATGAGCCGGGGTTCGACCGTTGGCGACGATACAAACGACGAAATTGGTGCCTACAAACTTGTTAATGGCTACGCATCCGGAACACGGTTCAAACTGACGGTCAATAACGACAAAGCGGCTTATGTCTACGTGATCGGAACCGATCAGAGCATGAAACTTACACGGTTATTCCCTTATGCCGATAGCCTGAGTGCCATGATCGATGCGAAGGAGTCGGCGGTGTTACCGGGCCCAACCAAACACATTCGGCTCGATAATAATCCGGGACAGGAATATTATCTGGTCCTGTTTGCGGATAAACCGCTCGATATGAGTGCCCTCATAACCAGAATGAGTGCTATAGGTGGCAGTTTATCGCATAAAATTACGCAAACACTCGGCGATCAGTTGATGGACTGGCACACGATGAACTACGATCCAGAACAAATTACATTCAGTACTGCTACTGACCCCATTGGCAAAGTAGTTCCCGTGCTCATTAGCCTCGACCATAAACCGTAACCCACCATGAAACCATTCCTAGCCACACTACTTCTATTACTTTTCGCCACATCGCTGAGTTGGTCACAGGATCGGCTCAAGCAATCGTATGTCGACGATGACCTGTCTGAGAAAGAAGCCGCCGATCTGAAAAACCGGACTAAACAACGCATTGCTGAACTTCAGAATTACCTCAACATCATACCCGACTCCAAGCGTTCGACGGCCGAACGCGAAGATGCCGTTGAACAGGCACTCCTGTTGTTTACCAACGAAGCGAACATGGAAATAATAGACCGAAAAGGGAAGCGAACGATGCCCGTTAAACGCTATTTCCGGAACCTGCTCGACATCAGCACAGGCTATTACACCCATATCGACATTACGCAGTACGATGTAGCCTATGTGAGCGATTTCCGGCTTGGCACCGATGGCAACTACCATAGCACCGGCACGTATTACCAGGATTTTAAAGGTTTTCGGGGCGATCAGGCCGTTTATCATGACCGTACCAAGAAAGATGTCAGTATCCGGGCCGATGCCCGATTGAATGAATACAACGAGAAAAAATGGACGCTGTTGCTTGGCAACGTGAAGGCCAGAAGCCTGGAAGTTATACCCGCTAACTAATAATCAGCCAGTAACGGCCAACAGCTAAATCTTTTCTTCTTCTCTATGCGTCGCTCTCGTTTACTTCTCTTCATCGCGCTATGGATTGGAATTTTCGGCCAGAAAGGCTGGTCGCAATCCTTGCCGATCCAGACTACACAGCCGGTGAAGCAGATCGAGGAGTTTCTGAAACGGTTTTATTATGAACAGACTCCCGACCAGCGCCCGCTCACAACCGACTCGTTAAGAGCCCTGTATCCACGAAGGGCGTATCTGCTTAGTCTGTTTGATGCTAAAGATAGCCGTCGAACAACGCAGCCCAGCTACAAACAGGCTATCGATACGTTCGTTACCGAGCTTTCGGAAGCGGAAGAAAAGCCTGACGACCTGTATGCAAACGTATTGGCCGAAACACCCTTTCGGGCCAGCTATCGGGGTAAGGCCGAAACACTGACCGTTTTTTGGCAAATGACGCACATAGGTCGCGCGCAGGGTTGGCGCATGGTAGGATTGGACGCTCCGTTTCTAACTGCCAGTACCGACACCTCAAAAGCGCCACTATCCGGCGACACAACACAACGGGCAACCCGTCCGCTTACACTGTCGCCAAATACGCACGAAACCAGTTTTCTGGAATTCCACCGGGTCATCAAACAGGGTCATGATTTACGGTTACTCCTGAGTGACTCGCTGAGTCAGACAGGCGTTGGGCGAACCTTTATTGAGGCTGTCCGCCAGCGCGAACTCCGCCTGATCGAAACCGAACGTGTTTCACTGTTTATCCCGACTAAATCTGGCTGGATTGTTCGGGTTGACGAATTCTCACGCGACAACGAAAACTCGGGCTGGCTCATCAGCGATTTATACGGCACCCGGTCGCCATCGCGGCTTCCACCCGAGCTGGCAACTCTTGTACGGATTCGCCCCTAACCAAACGGGTGAGTCTGGTTCGTTGATCAACCAGTATACTATAGAACGTTCGCCCGAAAGCATCTAACAGCTTCATCTTTCATGGTCAGATATTGGTTTTTATTGTGTTTTTTACTGCTCACAGGGCTGGCTTCAGGGCAGCCTCAACCGGCACAACCCAAAATCGAAGCACCCACATTCCGGCCTTCGGATGAGGTATACATTGCCCGTCAGGCCAGGCGCTTTCTGGAAACTGCCTACTACTTCAGGCTGAATGAATTAGGTCGCCCGGCCAGCGATCTATCGGCGGCCGAAAAACGGCAGATTATGGCCGGTCTGCTTGATCGTTGTTTTGGTAATGGTAACCCGTTGGTCGTCAATGACCTGGACCCCTACCAGCGGGAGAGTTCTGAATTACCGATCAAACAGTATCTGGTTAATGTGTTGACCTTCTATCGTGCCGGCGATCTTGCTATCGGTAATGACCTGACCGATGGGCTACATTATGGCCGGATTCAGGCAAACGCAGCCGGAAAACTTTTCATGCCGTTGTATGTTTCTGAAACCCTGACCGGTACTTACGACAATAACCGGGCACCCAAAAAACGGCATGAATTACGGCAGGTTAAAGAATTCAGGCTGGAGTTTACGTTCGACAACAGCAATTGTCAGCGGGTATTCGATAATCTGAAAATCGGTGGTATTCGGCGTCTTGCCGCTATCCCATCAGCCTCCCGGCTATTGACCGGCCGCGAAGACCTGGCTCAAATGCGGGCGCAGGAGCAGGATCTCAATATGGTAGTCGACTGTTTGACCGAAGGAATTCGACGGCAATTACCCGCCGAGACGAAGCATATTCTGATCGACAATTTTACGTTTGAAAATCGGGGAATCAGCACCGAATTCGGTGAAGCGCTGACGCAAACGCTCCGTCAACAGCTCCAGCAACGAACGGGTGCGGTTGTCGAGATACTCAAAAGCGACAATCAGACTGCCGATTATACAGTGCGGGGAAGTTTCGCAACGACGGGCGATCAGGTGGAGATCCGGGCAAAATTGTTTAACAAACAAGCGGCTTTCGAGCGCGATCTGGTATCCAGTGACCTGCCCGTCCGCTGGGTACGGCAAAACCAATTGACGTTCGAGTCGCCGAAAGATGCCAATAGCCTGCGCATGGAAGCAGCCGTAAAGACAGTAATGGCCCCGCAATCGGTCGGTGATTTTTCCATTGAATTACAAACGAACCGGGGGCGTCAGGGCGTTACCTATCATGAGGGCGAACGGATGACCATTAAGCTGAAAGTAAGTAAACCCGCTACCGTTCGCCTGATTTATGTACTGGAAGACGGTACGCAAACGTTACTATTCGACAATTACCGGATTGATGGGCAGGCCGTGGGGCAGTTCATCGATGTACCGGGTGACTTTGAATGCTCTAGCCCATTTGGACAGGAATTTCTACTAGCCTTCGCCACAACTGATACGTTTGCTCCCCTCGAGACGAAGAAGCAGAACAGCTTCAATGTCTTGACGGGTGAACTGACCAATACTGTTCTCCGTACGGTACGGGGTTTACGGGCAAATGGCATCATTGTGGCTGATAAGGTGCAGATTACGACACGCCCAGTGCGGTTTTAACCCAGACCAAATGTACTACCTGCCCATTCGCCTGCGTGGTGAAAAAGTTCATATTGTGCCCCTGCGTTCATCGCGCGAATCAGCCGATGGTGTTGTTCCATCATTTATTATTCCCTACGATCCCCAAACAGCCCTGACACGATTGCTGACGCTCGACGGCGAGGTGCGACTTGTAGCGCATGGTGGAACAAACCTCGACCGGGTAATTGATGGCATAACACTGCATGAAAACCGTCCGGATTCGCTTACCCTTCACCTGACGGTGTCAGATACTGATGCACCAGCAGAAGACTTGTTGGACCAGAGCGCTCACTTTTTGCTCGAACCGGCCGATGAAACTGAATCGGGACTGGCGCTACTGGCCCGAACAAAAGATCGTCAGATCCCACGGACCAACGCGCTGACCATAAACGTGCAAACCCAGTTGGATGGCCAACCATACCTGGGTGAAATCAGGCTGTATCTGGCAGAACCACATGCTATTTATGACGTTGTGATGGACTTCGGCTCAGAAGCCAGTCAGATTGTGCTGACCAATCGGGGCAGCGGGCAGCGCGTGCTGGAACGGCTCAATATTGTCGATGACCTGTTGCGGTATTTCTATCCGAACCTGCTCACTTCCGATAGCGGCAAACTAACGGCAAAAGCCCTTCATCAGCGTGATCCTGATCCGGACTTACTTCGTTCGGTATTTTTTCTACGTCGGTCAGGAGCCGTATTTCAGTCAACGGATGCGCCCAATCAACACGGCGACGCAGAATACCTGAACCTGCTGACCGAACGCGACCGGATTGATTCACTGGCCCAAAGTCATTTTCTGGTATCGAATCTTAAGCTGGCTCACCTGGGTGCCTATCGATTCGATGTTTCGTTTGCCTCGCCAGCCACCAATGAATTTGGGGTTTCGATCCGCCGGTTCAGTGATACCATTAGCGGTTTGCAGCAGGCTATTGTCAATTACCTGCTCCGAACGGTGCTGGAACACCTTCATCATAGCCATCCGGCCAATCAGCCGTTTTTCTTATCCGTCAAATTACTTGTGCCAAACGTTTTTGAGCAGCAGCGGGTCAGCACACTTGTTCAGGGTACGTACCGAAATCTGCATGACCTCCTGCAACCCGACTCGCCCTATGCCCTTCGCGGGGCCGAAGTCGGAACGTTATCGGAGAGCGACGCTGCTTTTCTTGGCTACCGCGAAAGCCGGTCTGTTCAGCGGCAACCTCTACCGTTGAAAGGTCGTTACCTGATTGTTGATTCGGGGAAAGGGACTACTGATTTTTCGCTGATCGAGCGTGACGATGAAACCAAATCTGTCTTTCGATCGGGTTTCATCGGGGCAGGCAATGCGATTTCCTACGCTTTCGTGGAAACGGTTTTCGCGGCTATTTTTGGTCCAGATTCTACAGTCAGGCAGCAGGCCATCTGGCGAATTGCCCTCGGTCCTACCACAGATCTGGTCGACAAAATTCGGTTTGGAGAGATTATCGAAACCTTGAAGCGAGGATTCGACAAAGGCAGGAATCAAACTGCTTACCGCCCCATTCATGACCTGATCGGCCAGCAGATACAGGATATTCGCGCCCGGTATCAGAACAACGTGGGTTCGGCTGGCTTGCTGAAAGAGGTGACGGACGCACTGGAAACGCTCGCAGGGCAGCAGGAGTCATTACAGGACGAATTTGGTTTCATCAATAACGTAGTCAAACGGCTGACCGATAAACTGGCGCAGGAAGTCGTTTATTCAGGCTTTTATGATCCAGACTCACCACCGCAGGTCATTCTGACGGGCCGGGCATTTTTGTTCCGGCTCTTTGCCGAAGAAGTCAGCAATCGGTTTGGCAATGTTCGTTTAGCGTCTGATGGGCGAGATACAACAGCACTGAAGAAAATTTGTCTGGCGGGTGCATTCAGCAGTGAGACCATCAATTACGATGCGAATCTTGTCGGCCAACCAACTCGGCAGGTCGATGGCGATGCGGGCATTCGCCTGGTCGATGCGGGTCACGAAACCGGTGCCGTGGCGGTGTTGCTGCCCCGTCCTTATGAGAAATTAACGGAGGCAGCCCACCGGCTCAAAGGTATGGTGACCAAAGTTGACGGTTTTCTGCAAAAGATTCGCTACGAGCCCGATCCATCATCGCCCGTTACAACTCAAACCGCCCCAACGACCTTACAATCAAGACGGCCGCTGCCGTCGTTGTATGAGGGCGTTACGTTCAGAAACTACCAGTCGTCAAGCCAGTGGATTTCCATCAGTGGATTGCGGTATGCCCATCCGGCCTTGTTGACACCCAATCAGCCAACGGTCAATGTGTTTTTTACGGGTACTGAATTTCTGTTACGGACCCCAACCGAAGCGGCCCGCCTGACCATCCGGCCCGAATTTTTTCAGCACGACCAATTCGTCTTTGAAACCTTATTCCCGTATCTCGATGAACCGCATTTCAGCCAGGTAGTGGTTGATCAGTCGGTCGGTACGCTCGATGACACAATCTGACTCTATGACAACACGCACCAACTGGATTCGCTGGGTAGCCGCCCTGTTGTGGCTCGCGGGTCTGTGGCTATGCCTGCACCAGCCAGCTGCTATTTCTCAATCAGGGAAAACCAGCAGCGATACGCTAAGCAAGACCACGAATTACCTGCTGACCGACTCAACAGGCTCAACCTTGTTGATTCGTGGCCCTGAACAAATAACCCGACTAACGGTAACCGACAGTGCTCTCGTGCTGAACAAAGAACCGTTGCTATTTCGGGCCGACTCCGTGAAAGGAAGTTCGGTGAAAACGCCCCGTGATCTTGCTCTCTGGCGGAGCCAGTTCAGATTTCGACTTGGCGCTGGCGCAACTACCGACGCGGCTCGCTGGGAAGTATCCCGCCAAAAACTGGCAACATTTTGCTCCACTGGGCTTACACCTGGCCCAGCCAGCGATAAAGCTGATCAGGCTTTATTTGAACGGTTTATTACGTTTATCGCTGATCGACAAAAAACCCAGCAAACAACGCTGATTCTCTACAACAACCTTATTCTGGATCGACTGACCACGCAGAATCTATCGCCCGATCAAGCCGTGCAACTATCTCCTTCGGAAGTTACCGACATACCAGCCAGCGCACCTTCGAGCGAGCTGCCAGGTATCGGTTTGCTGGCTTTGGGCGGACTATTATGGGGAATTGCGGCATTTATGAAACGAGACAAAGTCGCTGAACCTGCACAAGTGCCCCGACAGGAAACACCCATTGTTCAGGAGCAGACCAGGGCCATTATAGCGCCCACCCAATCTGAAACTCCAGCGAATGTCTCTCCTGGTTTACCGGAGCAATCTCCGGCAAACCCACCCGTCCCTTCTGATTGGCAAGCTGACCAGACCGCGTTGAAGCAATACATGATGGCTTTCTACCAACGCTACGGGCAATTTTACGACGATCTGCAAACACTCTCAACAGAGTTGCCGGAGGCCGAAAAGCAACAAATCCGTCGCCAGTTAGTCGAAATGGCACTGCACGCCCATGCATTTGTGGAGGGGTATCAGCATTTACCGTTAACACGTCTGACGGAGGTTCCCAATGTCCGATTATTGGTCCAACCGACTAATCGACCTGCTGCGCCAGACCTGACCATTGACCCATACAAAACGGCCAAACGCTATCGGGTACTGCTATCAATTTTGCAGGAGATGCAACTGGGAGAGCTGGAAAATGTACTGCTTCAGGATTTACACGTACCAAAGAGTCTGCTTTAAACACCTTTTCGATTGCCATTCATGGATACTGCACTGGCTTTCCTGTTCAACCTGAATACCTTTCTGCTTTTGTGTGTAGTGACTGTTCTGGGAATTTTATGGCGCGGTCCATTCCAGAAAACACCCACCTACATGCTTCTGGCGGTACTCGGCGTTGCTTCGGTCCTTACCATACGAAGCTACGTGTCGGCCCCCGAGCAGATTTATACGAATGCCAGCCACCATGTTCTCGAACACATTGGCATACAGTTTCAAACGCAGTTGACACTGGCCGATGGGCAGCATCCAAACCGGGCGTTCTGGGATGCTAAACCCGGAAACCTCACACTCCAGGCCAATACATCGGGCACGACCAAACTGGTGGGTCGGGGCTTTTGCGAGCCCATATTTATCGGCAACAACGACTTGTATACCCTGGCAAATCCGGTTTTCGAGAAGCAGGTATCCAGACAATTGACCATTGGTTATGGTCAAAATCGATCCCTATCCCTGAATGTAGAGCCCATCGACGATGACCAGACTCGCTACCTCCTGCAACTCAGCAATGGTACGTCAACAAGCCCCTGGGACACCCTTCTCTTTAACCGACGCATCAAAACCGGCCTTTTGCTCGGAACACTCCTGAGCAGAGTACCCATCGACCGACCGGGTTTAGCACAGGCTCAAACCATGTTGGATAGCGCCTACCTGATTCGGGCCCAACTGGGTACAAAAGCGAACGAGGATAGTCCACTCTATCTGTTTCCATCGGCGGCTATGTTGCGGTCGGCAACATCACTACAAATCGATGGTGTCACGATTGCGCTTAGTCGGCATCCCGAATTTACGGCTCCACTTGGCCCGGAGCAGTTGTTTTTCACCGGACTTAAGGTCAGCCGGACGCCACTCTACCGCGTTGGTGCCATTGGCCGTCAAATGGCGCTGTGGCTGGAAACGCCGGAGCGAATGTACCTAAAACCAACCGGCCCGACTGGTGAATCTCTTTTTCTGACCTCCTCTATCGACGATGTCATTAACAACGCATTACCGGCTGGGTATCAACTAGGAAAACTCCGGAACAGCCAGAATCGGCATCAATTTTCGGCCAGTTTATTTTACGTAACCGGCCCTACAAGGCAGCCGATGCGATTTCGGGTTGTCAGTCAGGAACAAACGAACGCGCTGATCAACGAAAAACGCGCAGGCGACACCCTGTCTCTAAAAACAGCTACCCGTTCCGGCACACCGGCTAACCGGTGGCTCCTCCGTGTAACGGACCTAAAAGCAGTCAATCCACTTCAATTCTGGCATCTGGCTCTACTGGTTGCTCTGCTGGTAGTTGGTAGTTTAGCCTCCGTGTGGCTCACGCCGTATTCGCTTTATGGGCCAACCCGACAGCCGCTGCGCTTCATCAACACCGAACTCATTGCGTATATACTCCTGCTGGCCTTCATGACGGTTCGAGGTATTTTACTCTGGCGGGTGGGTACGTTTCCACCCACTGATTCCTCTGCCAATTTTGCCAACTTGAGCTGGAACTATTACACAGACACCATACTTGCTGTTTTGCTCTTTTTCGCGGTCATCTACGGGTGGAAACTCCGGGGCCAGGTGGTCAGTCAATGGATCAATCGGAACCTGGCCCAATGGCCTGATACGTTATCCGAAAAACCACTATTGGCGTACCTTCTCCCGATATTCGTCAATGTTGCTGCCGGACCGATTGCGTGGCTGGAGCGGATTGCCAGTGTATTCCTCCCGTTGCTCGTCTACATGGTGGTGGATTACAACTGGCTCCGGCAGATTTACCGCAATGGGGATAGTTCGGTGAATTCTTCGGCATACCAGCGCCTTTCGGCCATCAACTGGTTAAGCTGCTTTGGCCTGTTAGGGATGCTCGACGCTGGATTCGCCATTATTTTCGGGCTATTCAGTCTGCTCTACATGTGGCTGCGGTTGTTCACCTTTGAAGACCACCAGTTACCCGGCGCTTCACGCTTCGGGCAATACCGTTATCTGTTCAGTTGGTTTGGACCGCCAACCGCCATTTTATTGTACTTATATGCCCTGCCATGGCTTATCGAACTTACTTTTCGTGCGCCTGGGCCACTGCTAACGATTGTCATCCTTACTTTTGGTGTGATCGTTCTTCGGTTTCTATGGCCTCAGGAGAAACGTCCTACGTGGGGTCTCCCGCTGGTCGCTGGTCTAATGGCCGTGTTAATTGGGAGCTTGTTTCTCTTCCCGAATGCGGTCGATCGTATGCTGGAAAAAGAAGCCCGTATCCGCTATCGGGCGGGCATATTGATTCATTCGGCCGACGAACTGATGCGTCAGGAGCAGAATCGCTTCAACAACGGAGCTAATCAAAAACTCCTTGAAGCCGCCCAGAATCAATGGCTGGTCAATTACTTCTACGACAAAGGCAACTTCAGTCTGACCCACTACGCCCGACTGGTTCCACACATTAATACCGGCTCCACCTATCAGACACAACTTGCCGATCTGGTCGCCGTTCGTTATGTGATTGCCGAGCATAGCGAGTGGATCATCTGGATGCTTCTGGCACTGCTTCTGGGCTGGTTGATCAGTACCGTTAGTGGCGGGAAACTCAGTCCTGCCTCAAAAATGCGGGCCCAATTGGTCTGTCTGCTGTTCAGTATCGCGTTTGCCGTCTGGATGACCGCTACGAACCGGATGGTATTTGTGGGGCAGGACTTTCCCCTATTAAGCCTGAATAGCCGCCTGACATTGCTTCTGTCTCTGTCTATCTTTGTGGCCGTTATTGTACTGGGCACACCACTTTCCTCTTCGCAGCCCTTACCGGCGCGCTATGAATTCAGTCGGTTTGGCCGACGCTCGTTTGGGGTTCTGATGGCCGGGTTAGTATTGATTGCTACCCTGTCGTATTACCTGTTTCCATTTGACCGAAATACACGCCAGTTCGATTTATCGCAAACCATCAGCGATCTGCAAACGGCTTTTGGTGAGCTTAATGGCCCTTTCCAGACGTTTCAGCAGGAACAAAATAACCCAAGAGGTTCGACTCGACAACTACTACGCCAGTTCGACACCTATCTGAAAGGGCCCGGACATGCAGCCGCCGATACGCTCTTTGCCCGACAGCCACTACTTCGGAGCGCGTATGCAGCCTTTCTGGCCCAACCAGCCAGAAATCGATCACAGAATCTGATTCACCTCCGTCGCTCCAATGAGGGCACATGGGAGTTTGCGGTCAATCCATTTTATTATAACGTGAGCAGTCCTGATGCTGATCAGGATGGCTATCAGGGCCATGTACTGGCTCGATCTGAATTGCCCAGTGTACTATTAGTCAATCGATCTAACAGCGACCAGTCGTTACGAATTTCCCGTAACAGCCCGGTTGCCGACTGGTTCAGCGCTCCCGGCAGCCCGTTCAGTAGCAGCAATCTGAACCTGCGGTTAAGCACAATACCCGCCAGTTGGACAACCGACTCACTACCCTTGCTGGTGCTGACCACTACCCAGGGCGACGAACACACAACCCGGTCGCGGTATCTGGTTAAACAGGGGAGCCATGTACTGGAATCGTCGCGATCAGACTTTGCTCTGCGACTACAACCCGGCGATCTGCTCCAGTTTATGCCCGAAGGAAGTGGTCGGCTGATCAACTATGAAGTTCGGCAAAA
This window harbors:
- a CDS encoding LptF/LptG permease family protein; this encodes MDTALAFLFNLNTFLLLCVVTVLGILWRGPFQKTPTYMLLAVLGVASVLTIRSYVSAPEQIYTNASHHVLEHIGIQFQTQLTLADGQHPNRAFWDAKPGNLTLQANTSGTTKLVGRGFCEPIFIGNNDLYTLANPVFEKQVSRQLTIGYGQNRSLSLNVEPIDDDQTRYLLQLSNGTSTSPWDTLLFNRRIKTGLLLGTLLSRVPIDRPGLAQAQTMLDSAYLIRAQLGTKANEDSPLYLFPSAAMLRSATSLQIDGVTIALSRHPEFTAPLGPEQLFFTGLKVSRTPLYRVGAIGRQMALWLETPERMYLKPTGPTGESLFLTSSIDDVINNALPAGYQLGKLRNSQNRHQFSASLFYVTGPTRQPMRFRVVSQEQTNALINEKRAGDTLSLKTATRSGTPANRWLLRVTDLKAVNPLQFWHLALLVALLVVGSLASVWLTPYSLYGPTRQPLRFINTELIAYILLLAFMTVRGILLWRVGTFPPTDSSANFANLSWNYYTDTILAVLLFFAVIYGWKLRGQVVSQWINRNLAQWPDTLSEKPLLAYLLPIFVNVAAGPIAWLERIASVFLPLLVYMVVDYNWLRQIYRNGDSSVNSSAYQRLSAINWLSCFGLLGMLDAGFAIIFGLFSLLYMWLRLFTFEDHQLPGASRFGQYRYLFSWFGPPTAILLYLYALPWLIELTFRAPGPLLTIVILTFGVIVLRFLWPQEKRPTWGLPLVAGLMAVLIGSLFLFPNAVDRMLEKEARIRYRAGILIHSADELMRQEQNRFNNGANQKLLEAAQNQWLVNYFYDKGNFSLTHYARLVPHINTGSTYQTQLADLVAVRYVIAEHSEWIIWMLLALLLGWLISTVSGGKLSPASKMRAQLVCLLFSIAFAVWMTATNRMVFVGQDFPLLSLNSRLTLLLSLSIFVAVIVLGTPLSSSQPLPARYEFSRFGRRSFGVLMAGLVLIATLSYYLFPFDRNTRQFDLSQTISDLQTAFGELNGPFQTFQQEQNNPRGSTRQLLRQFDTYLKGPGHAAADTLFARQPLLRSAYAAFLAQPARNRSQNLIHLRRSNEGTWEFAVNPFYYNVSSPDADQDGYQGHVLARSELPSVLLVNRSNSDQSLRISRNSPVADWFSAPGSPFSSSNLNLRLSTIPASWTTDSLPLLVLTTTQGDEHTTRSRYLVKQGSHVLESSRSDFALRLQPGDLLQFMPEGSGRLINYEVRQNDHHFLARNVWLNGRPQYVYPLRDRFLWSYHFTNLVKSAYDRDAERQHQPVRTTLDRPLTEKVTELVRDFYGSRPLRTPAERAKAFSMVVLDERGQIRLMADHKRGNTTAIDPNRMADFQPILDALYLDPQRYDERMLFGNKCLMRMENGPASTFKPVLYAATTSQFNLGWENLQLGAVDSQTMEAIARPNGDDYTLRYFGGKGLRFTVGRNNLTGHNNHYYLSHSTNTYNSLVLLLGSLDAAQARRTKQAFVNSSSDTPFFVKGVSEDAKRNFPLVSYGGQTYRIRQFPSWDNPNSLLGRGLWENFDLPINSAQVVSENGQHSRNLAPGLNDALIDASRSSFKLWSFPEPSHLYLIDRRTSLQNAIAQCASGAYPITTTPLKMAEMAGKLFSFNNAYKAHILADQPPVTQTGFSVDASWIAPDQLSTFYAQNLFAGMHEAIQEGTAQWLRPLRDAYDGQYSFYAKTGTISGNRAAGSARDKHLLLVVSQEPLHDRQLHPSDLRNNRFRVIYVSFYSHSPGGAWDTATAELIRKLIKEVIDSPQSSASRL